In the Candidatus Delongbacteria bacterium genome, one interval contains:
- a CDS encoding methylated-DNA--[protein]-cysteine S-methyltransferase, translating to MIYVKEFTTKFGDLILGDFEGKLCLCDWKYRKMRSTIDNRLKKGFGCDYMYQESDLLVEAERQLKEYFVGVRSKFELPLTTVGTDFQKSIWNLLLEIPYGETVSYRELASKLNNPKAVRAVASANGANSISIFIPCHRVIGSDGSLTGYAGGLNSKLMLLKLESSYKGGNLFGR from the coding sequence ATGATATACGTAAAAGAATTTACTACAAAGTTTGGGGATCTTATTTTAGGTGACTTTGAGGGAAAACTCTGTCTTTGCGACTGGAAGTATAGAAAAATGAGATCAACAATTGATAATCGTTTAAAAAAGGGTTTTGGTTGTGATTATATGTACCAAGAGTCAGATCTATTAGTAGAGGCAGAGAGACAATTGAAAGAATATTTTGTCGGAGTTCGATCAAAATTTGAACTTCCTCTTACAACTGTAGGAACAGATTTTCAAAAATCTATATGGAATCTACTTTTAGAAATACCCTACGGCGAAACAGTTTCATACCGAGAATTAGCTTCCAAACTTAATAATCCTAAAGCTGTCAGAGCTGTGGCATCTGCAAATGGAGCTAATTCTATCTCAATTTTTATTCCATGCCACAGAGTGATTGGATCTGATGGTTCACTTACTGGTTATGCAGGAGGATTGAATAGCAAATTAATGCTTCTTAAGCTTGAAA